Proteins from a genomic interval of Clostridium sp. M62/1:
- a CDS encoding glutathione ABC transporter substrate-binding protein: MKLRAKKLLALAMAGVMTLSLAGCGGSGSSGGSGNAGSEAAGQTGEASSEGGAASSVPKSAEEVVVPEGESVSQEMDVVGAMNVDFTTMDPMDTSDTLSGGIQRLMMDGLFGFDDNMKIIPMLATDYEANENATEYVIHLRQGISFTDGTPFNAEAAKANLDRWGDKELGLKRTTLLCNVLESTEIVDEYTVRVKLSQPFGAFIATLAHPACVLMSPKVIAQGNDACAESPVGTGQYIFKEWIAGDHATVTLNKDWWGYDAEICGGTALAEPDAGFKSITFRPVAENATRVAMLQSGDAQFIWPVPTESMQALAADTNVYVGAEEGMVVRYLFMNNMKAPFNDKRVRQAVNYAINKEAYIAVVKNGLSSVATSIIGPATQHYKANDPYPYDPEKAKELLTEAGYPDGFECTLICASTTANLKQAEFLQQQLAQVGITMNINALESAVVNDKVENVNVPGSEAEVEMYTIGWSSSTGDADWGIRPLVAVESMPPMSYNICYYENEEVDNLLYEALATADEEKRAEAYAKAQDILWEDCPMVCLVNDYNTWATTNKIANVKVYPDNCLNIRNARMAK; the protein is encoded by the coding sequence ATGAAATTGAGAGCGAAAAAACTACTTGCCCTTGCAATGGCCGGTGTGATGACGTTATCCCTGGCCGGCTGCGGCGGCTCCGGAAGCTCCGGCGGTTCCGGGAACGCAGGCTCAGAGGCAGCGGGGCAGACCGGAGAAGCATCCTCAGAGGGCGGAGCAGCTTCTTCAGTTCCCAAATCAGCAGAGGAAGTGGTTGTGCCGGAGGGAGAATCCGTTTCCCAGGAGATGGATGTGGTCGGTGCCATGAATGTGGATTTCACCACCATGGATCCCATGGATACCAGCGATACACTTTCAGGCGGTATTCAGAGACTCATGATGGATGGATTATTCGGATTTGACGACAACATGAAGATCATCCCCATGCTGGCAACGGATTATGAGGCAAATGAAAATGCCACAGAATATGTGATTCATTTAAGACAGGGAATTTCTTTCACAGACGGGACACCGTTCAATGCAGAAGCGGCGAAGGCCAACCTGGATCGCTGGGGCGATAAGGAGCTGGGACTTAAGAGGACGACACTTCTTTGCAATGTTCTGGAATCGACAGAGATCGTGGATGAGTATACCGTAAGGGTGAAGCTGTCACAGCCTTTCGGCGCCTTTATTGCAACGCTGGCCCACCCGGCCTGTGTGCTGATGAGCCCGAAGGTGATTGCCCAGGGAAACGACGCCTGTGCCGAGAGCCCGGTTGGAACAGGACAGTACATATTTAAGGAGTGGATCGCAGGCGATCACGCTACCGTCACACTTAACAAGGACTGGTGGGGCTATGACGCAGAAATCTGCGGCGGTACAGCTCTGGCAGAGCCGGATGCAGGCTTTAAGAGCATCACCTTCCGCCCGGTAGCTGAGAACGCCACGAGAGTCGCCATGCTTCAGTCAGGGGATGCCCAGTTTATCTGGCCGGTTCCCACAGAGAGCATGCAGGCACTTGCGGCAGATACAAACGTGTATGTAGGAGCAGAGGAGGGCATGGTTGTCCGCTATCTGTTCATGAACAATATGAAAGCGCCGTTTAATGACAAGAGGGTGCGCCAGGCTGTCAACTATGCAATCAACAAGGAAGCCTACATTGCAGTTGTAAAGAATGGCCTCTCCTCGGTGGCAACCTCCATCATCGGACCTGCCACTCAGCACTATAAGGCAAACGATCCATACCCCTATGATCCCGAAAAGGCCAAGGAACTTCTCACAGAGGCGGGATATCCGGACGGATTTGAGTGCACCCTGATCTGCGCCAGCACCACGGCAAACTTAAAACAGGCCGAGTTCCTTCAGCAGCAGCTGGCTCAGGTGGGAATCACCATGAACATCAACGCTCTCGAGAGCGCGGTCGTAAATGACAAGGTAGAGAATGTCAATGTTCCCGGCTCAGAGGCTGAGGTAGAGATGTACACCATCGGCTGGTCCTCCTCCACGGGAGATGCAGACTGGGGTATCCGTCCTCTGGTTGCTGTAGAATCCATGCCTCCGATGAGCTATAACATCTGCTACTATGAAAATGAGGAAGTAGATAACCTTCTCTATGAAGCACTGGCAACGGCAGATGAGGAGAAGAGGGCAGAGGCCTATGCCAAGGCTCAGGATATTCTCTGGGAAGACTGCCCGATGGTATGCCTCGTGAACGATTACAACACATGGGCCACCACAAACAAGATTGCCAATGTTAAGGTTTACCCGGATAACTGTCTGAACATCAGAAATGCCAGAATGGCAAAATAG
- a CDS encoding ABC transporter permease subunit encodes MLKYIVKRVIGVIPTLIIVTTFVFFFVRLIPGDPARLVAGPQATLEDVEVVREELGLNKPILTQYADYVTGLFHGDLGMSLRTKRPVATEVSLRYMNTVKLTVFSLVWSVIVGVLIGVWSGKHRSRWQDYTGMTLAISGISMPSFWIGFLLIMVFSVNLKWFPTTGADSWKSFILPAIALGTSIAAIIARFTRSSIIEVMKEDYIRTARAKGLREKSVIWKHAFRNAMISVVTVVGLQFGFLLGGSVVTESVFAFPGLGSLLVESVNYRDYNAIQSLILIFSLHFILINLVVDILYALLNPEIKLN; translated from the coding sequence ATGCTTAAATATATTGTAAAGCGTGTGATTGGTGTAATCCCGACACTGATTATTGTTACAACCTTTGTGTTCTTTTTCGTTCGCCTGATTCCGGGAGATCCGGCCCGTCTGGTGGCCGGCCCTCAGGCGACTCTTGAGGACGTGGAGGTAGTAAGGGAAGAGCTGGGGCTTAATAAACCCATTCTCACTCAGTATGCAGACTATGTGACAGGACTGTTTCACGGAGATCTGGGAATGTCTCTGAGAACGAAGCGCCCGGTAGCCACAGAGGTAAGTCTGCGGTACATGAATACAGTGAAGCTGACTGTGTTCAGTCTGGTGTGGAGTGTGATTGTGGGAGTGCTCATCGGAGTCTGGTCAGGAAAGCACCGATCGCGGTGGCAGGATTACACGGGAATGACGCTGGCCATATCGGGCATCTCCATGCCTTCTTTCTGGATCGGTTTTCTCCTGATTATGGTGTTTTCCGTTAACCTCAAATGGTTTCCCACCACAGGTGCGGACTCCTGGAAGAGCTTTATTCTTCCGGCTATTGCACTGGGAACCAGTATCGCGGCCATTATCGCCAGGTTTACCCGTTCGTCCATTATTGAGGTAATGAAGGAAGATTATATAAGGACAGCCAGGGCCAAGGGCCTCAGGGAGAAATCTGTCATCTGGAAGCACGCCTTCAGAAATGCCATGATCTCCGTGGTGACAGTAGTGGGTCTGCAGTTTGGATTCCTCCTTGGCGGTTCTGTAGTTACAGAGTCTGTGTTTGCATTTCCGGGTCTTGGCTCCCTTCTTGTGGAGTCGGTAAACTACAGGGATTACAATGCTATTCAGTCCCTGATCCTGATTTTCTCGCTGCACTTTATTTTGATTAACCTGGTAGTGGACATCCTCTATGCTCTGCTGAATCCGGAAATCAAGCTGAATTAA
- a CDS encoding ABC transporter permease subunit, whose amino-acid sequence MAKEEKVLNEKTDINTPFKDFVRKFKKQKTAIVAMFFIIALVILAFISYQIAPYGINEYDYTAIMQGPSAAHWFGTDEFGRDLFSRIICGTRISLSVGLFSVSIAAVCGTILGLLGGYYGGILDSIIMRICDTLFAFPGIILAIAIIAILGSGMTNVVIAVAVFSTPTFARLVRSTTLSTKGNVFVQAARNLGASDARILFRHILPSAIPNIIVQYTMSIGTSILTASSLSFLGMGAQPPTPEWGLLLSNGRTYMMTSWHITLFPGLAIFLTVLCFNLLGDGLRDALDPKLTD is encoded by the coding sequence ATGGCGAAGGAAGAAAAAGTATTAAATGAAAAAACGGACATCAATACGCCGTTTAAGGACTTTGTGCGGAAATTTAAAAAGCAGAAAACGGCAATCGTGGCAATGTTCTTCATCATTGCCCTGGTGATACTCGCATTTATCAGCTACCAGATTGCCCCCTATGGCATTAATGAGTATGATTACACGGCGATCATGCAGGGACCCAGCGCAGCCCACTGGTTTGGAACAGACGAGTTTGGGCGGGATCTGTTTTCAAGGATCATCTGCGGTACCAGGATCTCCCTGAGTGTAGGACTGTTCTCTGTCAGCATCGCTGCTGTCTGCGGAACTATTCTGGGACTCCTTGGCGGATATTACGGCGGAATCCTGGACTCTATCATTATGAGAATCTGTGACACTCTGTTTGCATTCCCGGGAATTATTCTGGCTATCGCTATCATTGCCATTCTGGGAAGCGGAATGACAAACGTGGTGATTGCAGTAGCTGTGTTCAGCACACCTACCTTTGCGAGGCTGGTGCGCAGTACCACCCTGTCGACGAAGGGAAATGTGTTTGTGCAGGCGGCAAGAAATCTGGGCGCCAGCGACGCCAGGATCCTGTTTCGCCATATTCTGCCCAGCGCCATTCCCAATATCATCGTGCAGTATACCATGTCTATCGGAACCTCCATTCTGACAGCATCGAGCCTCAGCTTTCTGGGAATGGGAGCCCAGCCGCCGACACCGGAGTGGGGACTTCTTCTGAGCAACGGAAGAACCTACATGATGACCAGCTGGCACATTACCCTGTTTCCGGGCCTTGCCATATTCCTGACAGTTCTGTGCTTCAACCTTCTGGGGGACGGACTCAGGGATGCACTGGATCCGAAGCTGACCGATTAA
- a CDS encoding ABC transporter ATP-binding protein produces MDTRKNILEIKNMHTYFFTDNGVVKSVDGVDIELKEGSTLGIVGESGSGKSVTALSVMGLLMGTTGKVVEGQILLDGRDITNLSAEERRKIRGNQISMIFQEPMTSLNPVMKIGDQLVEAIKMHQNKTKQEAREMAVEMLKKTGLPRVERIVNEYPFQLSGGQRQRVMIAMALVCNPKILIADEPTTALDVTIQAQIIDLMNHLKQEIGTSIMFITHDLGVVAETCDEVVVMYCGRVVEKGNVYDIFGQTAHPYTQGLLRSIPKLGEHVEELDSIPGNVPNPKYMPKGCKFAPRCEHATERCREEEPGFFDLGNGHLSRCWLCER; encoded by the coding sequence ATGGATACAAGGAAGAATATTCTGGAAATAAAAAATATGCACACCTACTTTTTCACAGACAATGGAGTGGTAAAGTCGGTGGACGGAGTGGATATCGAGCTGAAGGAGGGCTCCACTCTGGGGATAGTGGGAGAGTCGGGAAGCGGAAAGAGCGTGACGGCCCTCTCGGTTATGGGACTGTTAATGGGAACCACGGGAAAGGTGGTGGAGGGGCAGATTCTGCTGGACGGCCGCGACATCACAAACCTGAGCGCTGAGGAGAGAAGAAAGATCAGGGGAAATCAGATTTCCATGATCTTCCAGGAGCCTATGACGAGCCTGAACCCGGTTATGAAAATCGGGGATCAGCTGGTGGAGGCCATCAAGATGCACCAGAACAAGACGAAACAGGAGGCCAGGGAGATGGCCGTTGAGATGCTGAAAAAGACGGGACTTCCGAGGGTAGAGCGGATTGTCAATGAGTACCCGTTTCAGCTCTCCGGAGGACAGAGGCAGAGGGTTATGATCGCCATGGCTCTCGTCTGCAACCCGAAAATCCTCATCGCCGATGAGCCTACCACTGCTCTGGATGTGACGATTCAGGCCCAGATCATTGATCTGATGAACCATCTGAAGCAGGAGATAGGAACTTCTATCATGTTCATTACCCACGATCTGGGTGTGGTGGCGGAAACCTGCGACGAGGTGGTGGTAATGTACTGCGGCCGCGTGGTGGAAAAGGGAAATGTGTACGACATTTTCGGGCAGACAGCTCATCCATACACCCAGGGACTTCTGCGCTCCATCCCAAAGCTCGGGGAGCATGTGGAGGAGCTGGATTCCATTCCCGGCAATGTGCCGAATCCCAAATATATGCCAAAGGGCTGCAAGTTCGCCCCCAGATGCGAACACGCCACAGAACGCTGCAGAGAGGAAGAGCCGGGATTCTTTGATCTGGGGAACGGACACCTGAGCAGATGCTGGCTCTGTGAAAGATAA
- a CDS encoding ABC transporter ATP-binding protein, protein MAEDLLKVEGLKQYYPASSGLFGKKTYVKAVDDVDFEVKKGEVFGIVGESGCGKSTLGKAICKLIEPTDGKIILDGEDIRGYDSKKMRSVRKKVQMVFQDPYASLNPRMSIHDILAEPLVIHGLAKGKQEIDEAVVRLLREVGMDDYHARRYPHEFSGGQRQRIGIARALAVRPQLIIADEPVSALDVSIQSQVLNLMSRLKKEFNLTYIFIAHDLSVVEHISDRIGVMYLGNFVEEANKENLYKNPMHPYTQALLSAVPIPDPTVKKERIILEGSIPSAINPPSGCKFHTRCPKCMEICKKEAPRKYQVGEDHFVYCHLYDNEM, encoded by the coding sequence ATGGCAGAAGATTTATTAAAGGTAGAGGGACTGAAACAGTATTATCCGGCATCCAGCGGCCTGTTTGGGAAAAAGACCTACGTAAAGGCCGTGGACGATGTGGATTTTGAGGTAAAGAAGGGAGAAGTGTTCGGAATCGTAGGAGAGTCCGGATGCGGAAAATCCACTCTCGGAAAGGCTATCTGCAAGCTCATTGAGCCCACAGACGGAAAAATTATTCTGGACGGGGAGGATATCCGGGGCTATGACAGCAAAAAAATGAGAAGCGTGAGAAAGAAGGTTCAGATGGTATTCCAGGATCCTTACGCTTCCCTGAATCCCAGAATGTCCATCCACGATATTCTGGCAGAGCCGTTGGTGATCCACGGGCTTGCCAAGGGAAAACAGGAGATCGACGAGGCGGTGGTGCGGCTTCTCAGAGAGGTGGGGATGGACGACTACCATGCCAGAAGATACCCTCATGAGTTCTCAGGAGGCCAGAGACAGAGAATCGGCATTGCGAGGGCTCTGGCCGTGCGGCCGCAGCTGATTATCGCCGACGAGCCGGTATCTGCGCTGGACGTGTCCATTCAGTCTCAGGTTTTAAACCTGATGAGCAGACTGAAGAAGGAGTTTAACTTAACCTATATCTTCATTGCCCATGATCTGAGCGTTGTAGAGCATATCAGCGACAGGATTGGGGTTATGTATCTGGGAAATTTTGTGGAGGAGGCAAACAAGGAAAATCTCTATAAGAATCCCATGCATCCGTACACACAGGCGCTGCTGTCTGCAGTTCCGATTCCCGATCCGACGGTGAAGAAGGAGAGGATTATCCTGGAGGGAAGCATTCCGTCGGCGATCAATCCGCCGTCCGGCTGCAAATTCCACACCAGATGCCCGAAATGTATGGAGATATGCAAAAAAGAAGCTCCGAGAAAATACCAGGTAGGAGAGGATCACTTCGTATACTGCCACCTGTATGACAACGAGATGTAG
- a CDS encoding M55 family metallopeptidase, whose translation MKLFISADIEGCVGTTLASETHKDMPEYRQFARQMTEEVAAVCEAALEAGADEIVVKDGHGDATNIDFTALPDRVTLIRGKSGHPYNMMFGLDDSFDAVLYVGYHAPAGNGGNPISHTSTGNSNQILLNGKVMSEFMLNTYTAAMIGVPAVFISGDEAICSLAREMVPAITTAAVKKGVGGSTISMSKAEADRLLRSRVKEALSRGPEACRISMPEKFEYVVNYKDLKKAYQMSFFPGAERVDERTNRVVSSNYRDIVTAHSFMVY comes from the coding sequence ATGAAGCTGTTTATCAGCGCTGATATTGAAGGCTGCGTCGGGACGACGCTGGCCAGTGAAACCCATAAAGATATGCCGGAGTACCGCCAGTTTGCCAGACAGATGACAGAGGAGGTGGCGGCAGTCTGCGAAGCTGCTCTGGAGGCAGGAGCTGACGAGATTGTAGTGAAGGATGGCCATGGAGATGCGACAAATATTGATTTTACCGCTCTCCCTGACCGTGTGACCCTGATCAGAGGAAAGAGCGGGCATCCCTACAACATGATGTTCGGGCTGGATGACAGCTTTGACGCTGTGCTCTATGTAGGCTACCACGCTCCGGCTGGAAATGGAGGGAACCCGATCAGCCACACATCCACGGGAAACAGCAATCAGATTCTTCTGAACGGAAAGGTGATGAGTGAATTCATGCTCAACACATACACGGCTGCCATGATTGGCGTCCCGGCTGTATTTATATCCGGAGACGAGGCAATCTGCTCTCTGGCAAGAGAGATGGTTCCCGCAATTACCACGGCGGCTGTGAAGAAGGGAGTCGGGGGAAGTACGATCAGCATGAGCAAAGCGGAGGCGGACCGTCTTCTGCGAAGCCGTGTGAAGGAAGCTCTGAGCCGCGGCCCGGAAGCCTGCCGTATTTCCATGCCGGAAAAATTTGAGTATGTGGTGAATTACAAGGATTTGAAAAAAGCCTACCAGATGTCATTTTTCCCGGGAGCAGAGCGGGTGGATGAGAGGACAAACCGGGTGGTGAGCAGCAATTACCGCGATATAGTGACGGCACATTCGTTTATGGTATATTGA
- a CDS encoding M42 family metallopeptidase — protein sequence MADLKMIEDLTNAFGPSGFEEDVVRAIKAHSGALCLKHDAMHNVYAFMDEQAGEAFSRGELRQGERRRPVLMLDAHSDEVGFMVQNIEENGLLDIICLGGIHNTNIPAHSVIVKNGAGKKIRGITTSKPVHFLTAAEKADNSLNIEDIRIDVGASSRQEVMEDYGISVGDPVMPDVRFEYDEEHGICYGKAFDNRLGCVSILETMKTLQKEEKNLAVQVVGAFAAQEEVGTRGAQVTSQAVLPDLAIVFEGSPADDFYFRPGIAQCSLKAGTQIRHLDASYVSNPEFIRLAHEIGEQCGIKYQDAVRRGGSTNAGKISLTGKAVPVLVLGIPSRYVHTHYNFCAMEDIDATVKMAAEVIKSLDRERIDRVLRRGTI from the coding sequence ATGGCAGATTTAAAAATGATAGAGGATCTCACCAACGCCTTCGGGCCAAGCGGATTTGAGGAGGATGTGGTGAGGGCGATTAAGGCTCACAGCGGAGCGCTTTGCCTTAAACATGACGCCATGCATAATGTATATGCATTTATGGACGAGCAGGCGGGAGAGGCTTTCAGCCGGGGAGAGCTCAGGCAGGGGGAGAGGAGGAGACCTGTTCTGATGCTGGATGCCCATTCCGATGAGGTGGGCTTCATGGTCCAGAATATTGAGGAAAACGGTCTTCTGGACATTATCTGTCTGGGGGGAATTCACAACACCAATATTCCGGCCCATTCAGTGATTGTCAAAAATGGAGCGGGAAAGAAAATCAGGGGAATCACAACCTCAAAGCCGGTGCATTTTCTGACTGCGGCTGAGAAGGCAGACAACTCCTTAAATATAGAGGACATACGGATTGACGTGGGCGCGTCCAGCCGGCAGGAGGTAATGGAGGATTACGGAATTTCTGTAGGCGACCCGGTTATGCCGGATGTGCGGTTTGAGTATGATGAGGAACACGGAATCTGCTACGGAAAAGCCTTTGACAACCGTCTGGGATGTGTGAGTATTCTTGAAACCATGAAGACTCTGCAGAAGGAGGAGAAAAATCTGGCTGTCCAGGTAGTGGGAGCCTTTGCCGCCCAGGAGGAGGTGGGGACAAGGGGAGCCCAGGTAACTTCCCAGGCAGTCCTGCCGGATCTGGCGATTGTGTTTGAGGGTTCTCCGGCAGATGACTTTTATTTCAGGCCGGGAATTGCCCAGTGCAGCCTGAAGGCGGGAACCCAGATTCGCCATCTGGACGCAAGTTATGTATCAAACCCGGAATTTATCCGTCTGGCTCATGAGATAGGAGAGCAGTGCGGAATCAAATATCAGGATGCCGTGAGAAGGGGAGGCAGCACCAATGCCGGGAAGATCAGTCTCACGGGAAAGGCTGTGCCGGTTCTGGTTCTCGGAATCCCATCCAGGTACGTTCACACCCATTACAATTTCTGCGCCATGGAGGATATCGACGCTACTGTGAAAATGGCGGCAGAGGTAATAAAGAGCCTTGACAGAGAAAGGATTGACCGGGTGCTGCGCAGAGGAACGATTTAG
- a CDS encoding phosphoribosyltransferase encodes MEHAMMKIRAKNTHLPLKAVPGHFATNHAHINYYIDMTTVKARQSEAEEMAKTLAGQYVNNTVVDTIVCLDGTQVIGAYLAEELSRAGFISMNEHKTIYIITPEFNSNSQMIFKENVRPMVAGKHVILLLANVTTGLTLNKALECIGYYEGILEGVAAVFSAQTEVDGVHINSVYSTEDLPDYRFYDYRNCPFCERKMKIDALVNSFGYFRQE; translated from the coding sequence ATGGAACATGCAATGATGAAAATTCGCGCAAAGAACACACATCTTCCGCTCAAGGCGGTTCCGGGACATTTCGCAACGAATCACGCCCACATTAATTATTATATTGATATGACGACAGTGAAGGCCCGCCAGAGCGAGGCAGAGGAGATGGCAAAGACACTGGCAGGCCAGTATGTAAACAATACGGTAGTAGATACCATCGTATGTCTGGACGGAACCCAGGTTATTGGAGCTTATCTTGCAGAGGAGCTTTCCAGGGCCGGTTTCATATCAATGAATGAGCATAAGACGATCTATATCATTACCCCGGAGTTCAACAGCAACAGCCAGATGATATTTAAAGAAAATGTCAGGCCAATGGTGGCCGGGAAGCATGTGATTCTTCTGCTGGCAAATGTCACCACCGGCCTGACCCTCAATAAGGCGCTGGAGTGCATTGGATATTATGAGGGGATCCTGGAAGGGGTGGCCGCCGTGTTCAGCGCCCAGACGGAGGTGGACGGGGTGCATATCAACAGCGTGTATTCCACAGAGGATCTGCCGGACTACCGGTTCTACGATTACAGGAACTGTCCATTCTGTGAAAGAAAGATGAAAATTGATGCCCTGGTAAACAGCTTTGGGTATTTCAGGCAGGAATAG